A DNA window from Syntrophobacterales bacterium contains the following coding sequences:
- a CDS encoding protein phosphatase 2C domain-containing protein: MVRITCAGKSDIGRKRHNNEDALMIRPDFSFASIADGMGGAASGEVASAIFVRSAFQIFEKDGRQGEEGAAELVQRAFLLANETIWKEALDNQDLKDMGCTAELLTFEDQCYPLGHVGDSRTYLFRNGKLRRMTRDHSIIQDQLDKGFITPEEARTYALRNVITRTVGGVNETLAVDLIRGKGIPGDLFLLCSDGLSDMITEEKMVEILSLPLGLGEKAEWLVESANAAGGLDNITVALCIIDHITEDAL; encoded by the coding sequence ATGGTAAGAATAACGTGCGCCGGTAAATCGGATATTGGTCGCAAACGTCACAACAATGAAGATGCCCTTATGATAAGGCCGGACTTTAGTTTTGCTTCCATTGCCGACGGTATGGGTGGGGCTGCGTCCGGAGAGGTGGCCAGTGCCATATTTGTGAGGTCTGCTTTTCAGATATTTGAAAAAGACGGCAGGCAGGGAGAAGAAGGCGCAGCCGAACTTGTGCAGCGGGCCTTTCTTCTCGCCAATGAAACGATATGGAAGGAGGCTTTGGATAACCAGGATCTCAAAGACATGGGATGCACGGCGGAGCTTCTGACTTTTGAGGACCAGTGCTACCCCTTGGGTCACGTGGGTGACAGCCGCACCTATCTTTTCAGGAACGGAAAATTGAGACGGATGACGAGGGACCACTCAATCATCCAGGATCAGTTGGACAAAGGGTTTATCACTCCCGAGGAGGCGAGGACTTATGCGCTCCGAAATGTAATCACGAGGACTGTGGGGGGGGTGAATGAGACGCTCGCGGTTGACCTTATACGGGGGAAAGGGATACCTGGCGATCTTTTCCTCCTTTGCTCGGATGGTCTTTCTGATATGATCACCGAGGAAAAAATGGTCGAAATCCTTTCCCTCCCTCTCGGCCTCGGCGAGAAGGCAGAATGGCTCGTTGAATCAGCAAATGCCGCAGGCGGCTTGGACAATATTACGGTTGCGCTCTGCATAATTGATCACATCACGGAGGACGCCTTATGA
- a CDS encoding transposase, with amino-acid sequence MLWIFHRKSKLVPFRRKQGHTILFLSSYSPELNLIERFRGWLKSRLRSNLASIRFI; translated from the coding sequence TTGTTATGGATATTTCATAGAAAAAGTAAGCTGGTTCCTTTTCGCCGAAAGCAAGGTCATACAATTCTCTTCCTGTCGTCTTATTCGCCGGAACTAAACTTGATTGAACGTTTCCGGGGCTGGCTCAAATCTCGGCTGCGCAGTAATCTTGCGTCTATTCGATTCATTTGA
- a CDS encoding type II secretion system protein M has translation MEKQSNILRFALPVIAILAVITVYNYGYEKVRTERDTIKEAQIAKTRTLQKYISIIAEKPALESRLAALKEKRKADESKIIDAQTLSLAANTLENSVKSMITGKGGSISSARVEKPEDLEKFKVVNVTMDVTLPDTRALGDVIYNIETSTPYMVIRELDTRVRNFKEPRELMVKFRIAALTDRR, from the coding sequence ATGGAGAAACAGAGTAATATCCTCAGGTTTGCGTTGCCCGTAATTGCAATATTGGCCGTGATTACGGTCTACAATTACGGATATGAGAAGGTCAGAACGGAAAGGGATACGATCAAGGAAGCCCAGATCGCAAAGACAAGAACGCTTCAGAAGTATATATCGATAATAGCGGAGAAACCGGCGCTCGAAAGCAGACTTGCCGCCTTGAAGGAGAAGAGAAAGGCGGATGAGTCGAAAATCATCGACGCACAGACGCTCTCTCTTGCCGCCAATACCCTCGAAAACTCGGTGAAGAGTATGATTACGGGCAAAGGAGGCTCAATCTCAAGTGCACGGGTGGAAAAGCCCGAAGACCTCGAAAAATTCAAGGTCGTGAATGTTACCATGGATGTCACCCTGCCAGACACCAGGGCATTAGGCGACGTTATCTACAATATCGAGACCAGTACGCCCTATATGGTGATAAGGGAGCTAGACACAAGGGTCAGGAACTTCAAAGAACCCAGGGAGCTTATGGTAAAATTCAGGATTGCCGCACTCACAGACAGGAGATAG
- a CDS encoding PilN domain-containing protein — MTRTEVMKRLSGLTSFWPDFAAKVQLWWKPFFNLLTFSLMEGILVPKKSLAVSIERGSLWVALGSKFFSKIKINWCRKYLFEEGRYPSPANMVSTLVVGFRELKVLKRYVTLSIPKEWIIIRTADLPSAVKSNIGDVVAYELDRLTPFSSESAYYDFKILSETEDKLTIIIVAARADLINQYLNALLAENIFVERVTVNLSGLGTLCSYMDFASDFICLDVDPHGYEGGFVRSGRVVMAFGGIFPESSPAEKAGLIAGGVGPAVSLARSLKITPTALAYTKGKDDMPLSLSLGMPVKALSGDDVRLKLSASLDDFSYNAVGAALESLWPEAKGFNILGKGLEAKITVPKAATLVLIILLLASWIPYVILPLQREQKRLQEINRQISIRKEEVKKVEALKKEVDAVAAELAAIDNFKANNPMSLVLLKELTTSLPKSVWLTRSRITETTMELEGYANSASEVLPKLEQSKRLKKVEFASPTIRDARANADRFVIKMELEGFAKEGADKVKDGETE, encoded by the coding sequence ATGACGCGGACAGAAGTAATGAAAAGGCTGTCCGGATTGACCTCGTTCTGGCCAGACTTTGCGGCAAAGGTTCAGCTATGGTGGAAACCCTTCTTCAACTTGCTTACCTTCAGCCTCATGGAAGGTATCTTGGTGCCAAAGAAATCGCTCGCAGTATCAATTGAGCGTGGTTCCCTGTGGGTGGCGCTGGGATCGAAATTTTTCTCGAAAATCAAGATCAACTGGTGCAGGAAGTATCTTTTTGAGGAAGGCAGATATCCGAGTCCGGCGAACATGGTTTCTACCCTGGTTGTCGGTTTTAGGGAACTTAAAGTGCTGAAAAGGTATGTCACGTTGAGTATTCCCAAGGAGTGGATTATTATCAGGACTGCGGACCTTCCATCTGCTGTGAAGTCCAATATCGGCGATGTGGTGGCGTACGAGCTGGACAGACTTACCCCGTTTAGCTCGGAGAGTGCCTATTACGACTTTAAGATTCTCTCCGAAACGGAAGATAAGCTGACCATTATTATAGTCGCTGCGAGAGCTGACCTGATAAATCAATATCTGAACGCGCTTTTGGCTGAAAACATATTTGTCGAGAGGGTGACCGTCAATCTCTCGGGACTCGGTACGCTTTGTTCCTACATGGACTTCGCTTCGGATTTCATATGTCTCGATGTGGATCCTCACGGGTATGAAGGAGGATTTGTTCGTAGCGGTCGTGTCGTGATGGCCTTTGGAGGAATTTTTCCAGAAAGCAGCCCGGCGGAAAAGGCGGGCTTGATTGCGGGCGGGGTTGGGCCTGCTGTCAGCCTGGCGCGGAGTCTGAAGATTACCCCAACAGCTCTGGCATACACGAAAGGCAAAGACGACATGCCCTTGAGCCTGTCCCTTGGCATGCCTGTAAAAGCGCTGAGCGGAGACGACGTCAGACTCAAGCTGTCCGCGAGTCTGGATGATTTTTCCTATAATGCCGTTGGGGCTGCTCTTGAATCCCTCTGGCCTGAAGCGAAAGGGTTCAATATTCTGGGAAAGGGGCTTGAAGCCAAAATCACGGTTCCCAAGGCGGCAACGCTTGTCCTTATTATACTTCTCCTTGCGTCTTGGATCCCTTATGTGATCCTTCCTTTGCAGAGGGAACAGAAAAGGCTTCAGGAAATCAACCGTCAGATCTCAATCAGAAAGGAAGAGGTAAAAAAGGTTGAGGCCTTGAAAAAAGAGGTGGATGCGGTTGCCGCCGAGTTGGCTGCCATAGACAATTTCAAGGCGAACAATCCCATGTCGCTAGTTCTCCTTAAAGAACTGACCACGAGCCTTCCTAAGAGCGTCTGGCTCACCAGGTCCAGGATTACCGAGACGACGATGGAGCTTGAAGGGTATGCGAACTCCGCTTCGGAGGTTCTCCCTAAACTGGAACAGTCGAAGCGCCTAAAGAAAGTGGAATTCGCATCTCCTACTATCAGGGATGCCAGAGCGAACGCCGACAGATTTGTGATCAAGATGGAGTTAGAAGGTTTTGCCAAGGAGGGGGCGGATAAGGTTAAAGATGGAGAAACAGAGTAA
- a CDS encoding general secretion pathway protein GspK has product MLVNAGFRASMPKIMASDRGIALLMVLWIVIILTVIALSFSFMTRTDTHATLFFKEGMEKQFLAEAGMERAIMEMLYRDHIKNLPTAPMESEVVRVDGREYTGQLGADYYVYGILDESGKININLLTDNSDIILGNLLVNRGVPKELADTIVDSVRDWTDSDDTHRLNGAESDYYMSLPVPYAARNGKFEAVEELLLVKGMTPEILYGNAKTPGIFNFVTVYSTAGKININTAPKEVLAALPGMTPEMADQVVGMRSLVDITDLEQVNQVMGDAFTTILPYVGYTGSSLYTIESTGYKKGQGLTVKGIVDIQGDRCRYIYYKAPAGTKPWREQKL; this is encoded by the coding sequence ATGCTGGTCAATGCTGGCTTTCGCGCCTCAATGCCAAAAATTATGGCCTCGGACCGGGGGATCGCGCTTCTTATGGTGCTCTGGATTGTGATCATCCTTACTGTCATTGCCCTTTCTTTTTCTTTCATGACAAGAACCGATACCCATGCGACGCTCTTCTTCAAGGAAGGCATGGAGAAGCAGTTCCTGGCGGAGGCGGGGATGGAAAGGGCAATCATGGAGATGCTCTACAGGGACCACATCAAAAACCTGCCGACAGCGCCAATGGAGAGCGAGGTTGTAAGAGTGGATGGAAGGGAGTATACGGGCCAGCTGGGAGCAGATTATTATGTATATGGAATCCTCGATGAATCGGGGAAGATTAATATAAACCTTTTAACAGACAATTCTGATATAATATTGGGTAATTTGCTTGTAAACAGGGGTGTACCCAAAGAACTGGCGGATACAATAGTGGACTCTGTCCGGGACTGGACCGACAGTGACGATACCCACAGGCTAAACGGCGCTGAAAGCGACTATTACATGTCTTTGCCTGTCCCCTATGCGGCAAGGAACGGTAAATTTGAGGCAGTGGAGGAACTTCTGCTCGTAAAAGGAATGACGCCTGAAATCCTTTACGGAAATGCCAAGACGCCGGGCATTTTCAATTTCGTCACCGTCTATTCCACTGCGGGGAAAATTAACATCAACACTGCTCCAAAGGAGGTCTTGGCTGCCTTGCCCGGAATGACGCCCGAGATGGCGGACCAGGTCGTCGGCATGAGAAGCTTGGTAGATATAACTGACCTTGAGCAGGTAAACCAAGTCATGGGAGACGCCTTCACGACAATATTACCGTATGTCGGCTATACCGGATCGAGCCTTTACACGATCGAATCGACCGGATATAAGAAGGGTCAGGGCCTCACAGTGAAGGGTATTGTGGATATACAGGGAGACAGGTGCCGGTATATATATTATAAGGCTCCGGCAGGGACTAAACCGTGGCGGGAGCAGAAACTATGA